Proteins from a genomic interval of Lycium ferocissimum isolate CSIRO_LF1 unplaced genomic scaffold, AGI_CSIRO_Lferr_CH_V1 ctg60, whole genome shotgun sequence:
- the LOC132045149 gene encoding uncharacterized protein LOC132045149, with protein sequence MQGSDSFDFDEIKVYCVFNPITGAHQLIPYPEPTTFMIFGNPGLAVDYSSSDQYKLVTISKLAENPKQLYKFNLLLSEQSGLWREFQLRSNTFSDLAVGSPPVYCHGSLHWLRSDGVAQGLLTLVCIFEKSVAISTYDCANSNWRVPRTFDDVVSAPDGIINGFPILIDSKRVFFVVKYPLAMYDLYEYDSEISRYRKAAVLDIVNYPLHTTNISQSS encoded by the exons ATGCAAGGGTCTGATTCTTTTGACTTTGACGAAATTAAGGTTTACTGTGTTTTCAATCCGATAACTGGAGCGCACCAATTGATACCATACCCAGAGCCTACAACTTTTATGATATTTGGTAATCCAGGCCTAGCTGTTGATTACTCGAGTTCAGATCAATATAAATTGGTAACCATCAGTAAGCTGGCTGAAAATCCTAAGCAActttacaaatttaacttaCTTTTATCGGAGCAATCTGGCTTGTGGCGTGAATTCCAACTGAGAAGCAATACTTTCAGTGATTTGGCCGTCGGTAGTCCACCTGTTTACTGTCATGGCTCTCTGCATTGGCTCAGGAGTGACG GAGTGGCGCAAGGTTTACTTACCCTTGTTTGCATATTCGAGAAGTCTGTTGCCATTTCTACTTATGATTGTGCAAACAGCAATTGGAGGGTTCCCCGCACTTTTGACGACGTGGTTTCTGCTCCGGACGGAATTATTAATGGTTTTCCAATCTTGATCGACAGCAAACGGGTGTTTTTCGTGGTGAAATATCCCCTGGCAATGTATGATCTATACGAATATGATAGTGAGATCAGTAGGTATAGGAAAGCGGCGGTTTTGGACATAGTTAATTATCCCCTGCATACAACCAACATTAGCCAGTCTTCATGA
- the LOC132045152 gene encoding 4-coumarate--CoA ligase 1 codes for MPMETETKQSVDIISETKQSGDIISETKQSGDIIFRSKLPDIYIPNHLPLHSYCFENISEFSSRPCLIDGANEQIYTYAEVELTSRKVAVGLNKLGIQQKDTIMILLPNSPEFVFAFMGASYLGAISTMANPMFTPAEVVKQAKASSAKIIITLACYVGKVKDYANENDVKVICIDTAPEGCLHFSELTQSNEHDIPEVKIQPDDVVALPYSSGTTGLPKGVMLTHKGLVTSVAQQVDGENANLYMHSEDVLMCVLPLFHIYSLNSILLCGLRVGAAILIIQKFDIVSFLELIQKYKVTIGPFVPPIVLAIAKSPLVDDYDLSSVRTVMSGGAPLGKELEDAVRIKFPNTKLGQGYGMTEAGPVLAMCLAFAKEPFEIKSGACGTVVRNAEMKIVDPDTGCSLPRNQPGEICIRGDQIMKGYLNDPEATTRTIDKEGWLHTGDIGLIDNDDELFIVDRLKELIKYKGFQVAPAELEALLVNHPNISDAAVVPMKDEQAGEVPVAFVVRSNGSTITEDEVKDFVSKQVIFYKRIKRVFFVETVPKAPSGKILRKDLRARLAAGVPN; via the exons ATGCCTATGGAGACCGAAACAAAGCAATCAGTAGATATAATCTCCGAAACAAAGCAATCAGGAGATATAATCTCTGAAACAAAGCAATCAGGAGATATAATCTTTCGATCAAAACTCCCTGATATTTATATCCCTAATCATCTACCGTTACATTCTTATTGTTTCGAAAACATTTCGGAGTTTAGTTCCCGTCCTTGTTTAATTGATGGTGCAAATGAACAAATCTACACTTATGCTGAAGTTGAACTCACTTCAAGAAAAGTTGCAGTTGGTCTTAACAAATTGGGGATCCAACAAAAGGACACCATCATGATCCTGTTACCAAATTCCCCTGAATTTGTGTTTGCTTTTATGGGCGCATCGTATCTTGGAGCCATTTCTACAATGGCTAATCCTATGTTTACTCCTGCAGAGGTTGTAAAGCAAGCCAAAGCCTCAAGTGCTAAGATTATAATCACTCTAGCGTGTTATGTGGGCAAAGTTAAGGACTATGCAAATGAAAATGATGTCAAG GTAATTTGCATTGATACTGCACCAGAAGGCTGTCTCCATTTCTCCGAATTGACTCAATCGAACGAACACGACATTCCTGAGGTGAAAATCCAGCCAGACGACGTCGTAGCTCTACCGTATTCCTCAGGGACCACGGGGTTACCAAAAGGGGTGATGTTAACACACAAAGGATTAGTCACGAGTGTTGCACAACAAGTTGATGGTGAAAATGCCAACTTGTATATGCACAGTGAGGATGTGTTAATGTGTGTGTTGCCTTTGTTCCATATTTACTCCCTCAACTCTATTTTGCTATGTGGATTGAGAGTTGGAGCAGCGATATTGATTATACAAAAATTTGACATTGTTTCGTTTTTGGAGTTAATACAAAAGTATAAGGTGACAATTGGGCCATTTGTACCACCTATTGTTCTGGCAATTGCCAAGAGTCCGTTAGTTGATGACTATGATCTTTCGTCAGTAAGAACAGTTATGTCTGGTGGTGCTCCATTAGGAAAGGAACTTGAAGACGCTGTCCGAATCAAATTCCCTAACACTAAACTTGGTCAG GGTTATGGAATGACTGAAGCCGGGCCAGTGCTGGCAATGTGTTTGGCTTTTGCAAAAGAACCTTTTGAGATAAAATCAGGTGCATGTGGAACTGTCGTGAGAAATGCTGAGATGAAAATTGTGGATCCAGATACGGGTTGCTCTCTGCCCCGTAACCAACCCGGTGAGATTTGCATTAGAGGTGACCAGATCATGAAAG GTTACCTGAATGATCCGGAGGCCACGACGAGAACAATAGACAAAGAAGGATGGTTACACACCGGCGACATTGGGCTCATCGACAATGATGACGAGCTTTTCATTGTGGACCGGTTGAAAGAATTGATAAAATATAAAGGATTTCAAGTGGCACCTGCCGAGCTTGAAGCTCTTCTAGTCAACCATCCCAATATTTCTGATGCTGCTGTTGTCCC AATGAAAGATGAGCAAGCAGGAGAAGTTCCAGTGGCTTTTGTTGTCAGGTCAAATGGATCCACAATTACTGAGGATGAAGTCAAGGATTTCGTCTCGAAGCAG gTGATATTTTATAAGAGAATAAAGCGTGTATTTTTCGTGGAGACAGTACCCAAAGCTCCGTCAGGAAAAATTCTTAGAAAGGATTTGAGAGCTAGATTGGCTGCTGGTGttccaaattaa
- the LOC132045150 gene encoding SKP1-like protein 11 yields the protein MSSEKLLTLKTSDGEEFVLEEAMAFRSLTIKNAASTNTNNNTPLSINVQSNTMIKVIEYWTKHSERDISEDQLMTFDKNFFKLMDKSKLFDLVLATNYLAATELLDAACEQVADRIRRKTPEEIRDFFNITREDEEQIFKELNN from the coding sequence ATGTCTTCTGAAAAGCTCTTAACTTTAAAGACGAGCGACGGTGAAGAGTTTGTTTTGGAAGAGGCAATGGCTTTTAGGTCACTAACCATCAAGAATGCAGCTTCAACCAACACCAATAATAATACTCCTCTGTCAATTAATGTCCAAAGCAATACAATGATCAAAGTGATTGAATACTGGACGAAACACTCAGAGAGAGATATATCAGAGGACCAGTTGATGACTTTTGACAAGAATTTCTTCAAGTTAATGGATAAATCAAAATTGTTTGATCTCGTCTTAGCTACTAACTATCTTGCCGCTACAGAGCTGTTGGATGCTGCATGCGAACAAGTTGCTGATAGAATCAGAAGGAAAACACCAGAAGAAATACGTGATTTTTTCAACATCACTAGAGAGGATGAGGAGCAAATCTTTAAAGAGTTAAATAATTAA
- the LOC132045148 gene encoding uncharacterized protein LOC132045148, which produces MDCSTQLIYISNGLFKEFHKISLNPIQITHYRTTLHNDVEVLASCKGLILFDFDEIKVYCVFNLLTRVHQLIAYPEPTTFMMIGKPGLAVYYSSCDQYKLVTISKLAENPNLFYKFHVLSSERPSLWREIQLRSNTFSDLAIATGGFHTLDNIFSGSDEIINGFLVLIDNKQTQKKRMKRVKGMGNSNIAEGSNAISVSVKLQDDLIVGEIISRLPLKLAVIKL; this is translated from the exons ATGGATTGTTCTACACAACTCATCTATATATCAAATGGTTTATTCAAAGAATTCCACAAAATCTCCTTAAACCCTATCCAAATCACTCACTATCGGACGACTTTACACAATGACGTTGAAGTTTTGGCTTCATGCAAGGGTCTGATTCTCTTTGACTTTGATGAAATTAAGGTTTACTGTGTTTTCAATCTGTTAACTAGAGTGCACCAATTGATAGCATACCCAGAACCTACAACTTTTATGATGATTGGTAAGCCAGGCCTAGCTGTTTATTACTCGAGTTGTGATCAATACAAATTGGTAACCATCAGCAAGCTGGCTGAAAATCCCAACTTGTTTTACAAATTTCATGTATTGTCATCGGAACGACCTAGCTTGTGGCGTGAAATCCAACTGAGAAGCAATACTTTCAGTGATTTGGCCATCG CAACTGGAGGGTTCCACACTTTGGACAACATCTTTTCTGGTTCGGACGAAATTATTAATGGTTTTCTAGTCTTGATTGACAACAAACAG ACtcaaaaaaagagaatgaaacgAGTTAAGGGCATGGGAAACAGCAACATAGCAGAGGGAAGCAACGCTATATCTGTGAGTGTGAAACTGCAGGATGATTTAATAGTTGGGGAGATCATCTCCCGCTTGCCTTTGAAGCTTGCAGTTATAAAGTTATAA